The Romeriopsis navalis LEGE 11480 region TACTTTAGAGAGATGCTTACAAAATATTGTCAGTAATTATGTAGCTAAATATCTGCAATTGTGGACATTCATTGGGCTACAGCTCGATCGTAGATTGAACTAGCTATGTACCTGAGTGAGGTTCAACCATGATCGAAAAACAAGCTGACGCTATTACTGGTGGTGATTGTGATGCGAATACCTACCAAGCCTCTGTCGCTGGTGAAGAAGCTGTTGGTGGGAGTGCATCAGTACCTGGCCAGAATGATACTGATCAACTGGCTGCCGCTGTTGGCATTGAAGTTACGCCCGAAATGCCGCTACAGCTCAGTGCAGATATGTCTGAACGCGATGACCACCGCTGGGAACTAAACCAGGCATCCGAAACTGGTCAGCAATTGTAGGACTTTAATCATGGAAGACATTTCGTTAGCTGCTGCATGGGACAAAATTGGCAATATGTTGGAATATAGCATTCGTCTTATTCCAAATCTTATTCTCGGTATCATTGTATTTGTCATATTTTGGATAATCGCTCGAATTTTTCGGACTATCGTTCGTAAAATTGCACAGACCCGTAAAAAATCACGCAATGTTGGGCTTGTTTTTGGACGTTTGGCACAAGGGGGAATTATCATTCTCGGCATCCTTGTCGCAGCGACAATTGTCTTTCCATCATTCCAGCCAGCGGATTTGCTTAATACTCTTGGTATTGGTGGTGTCGCGATCGGTTTTGCATTTCGTGACGTACTTCAAAATTTTTTAGCAGGTATTTTAATTTTACTTACTGAACCATTTCAAATTGATGATCAGATTGTATTTAAGGGCTTTGAAGGTACAGTTGAACGCATTCAGACGAGGGCTACAATCATTCGCACTTATGATGGGCGTCGAGTCGTTATTCCAAATGCTGAGCTATTTACTAACTCCGTTACGGTCAATACAGCCCACGAGCAACGCCGGCTACAGTATGACTTTGGGATTGGCTATGGCGATGATATTGCTAAAACGAAGAGACTCATCCTGGAAGTCCTAAACGGCAATGAAGATATTGTCAATCACCCAGCGCCAGAAGTGCTTGTTGTAGAATTAGCAGATTGTACGATCAATCTGCGTGCGCGCTGGTGGATTAATCCACCGAATCGAGCTGAAGCACTTGATTCACGTGATCGTGTATTGGAAGAGGTTTGCAATACATTAGTTGGCCATGGCATTGACTTACCATTTCCAACTCAACAAATTCTGTTTCATGATCAAACCGAAGAAACCGATGGCGATCGAACTCGTCAACGCGAAGGTTGGCCGGCTGGAAAGGTTGCAATGGATCAATCGTAGACCCTCCGAGTCGGC contains the following coding sequences:
- a CDS encoding DUF6335 family protein, which produces MIEKQADAITGGDCDANTYQASVAGEEAVGGSASVPGQNDTDQLAAAVGIEVTPEMPLQLSADMSERDDHRWELNQASETGQQL
- a CDS encoding mechanosensitive ion channel family protein → MEDISLAAAWDKIGNMLEYSIRLIPNLILGIIVFVIFWIIARIFRTIVRKIAQTRKKSRNVGLVFGRLAQGGIIILGILVAATIVFPSFQPADLLNTLGIGGVAIGFAFRDVLQNFLAGILILLTEPFQIDDQIVFKGFEGTVERIQTRATIIRTYDGRRVVIPNAELFTNSVTVNTAHEQRRLQYDFGIGYGDDIAKTKRLILEVLNGNEDIVNHPAPEVLVVELADCTINLRARWWINPPNRAEALDSRDRVLEEVCNTLVGHGIDLPFPTQQILFHDQTEETDGDRTRQREGWPAGKVAMDQS